DNA from Actinomyces sp. oral taxon 897:
CATCGACCGAGCCTGTGAGATGGCGCGCCTGTGCGACGCCACCCTGCTCCTCGTAGCCGGATTCGATCCCGTCTCGGCCCGGGATAAAGCCCGAGTCGCCGACACCGCGCAGGTCGCCGACGTGCGAGTGAACGAGGTCCAGCTGACCGAGGACAAGGCCTACGCCGTCGTCGAGAAGGCGCGCGACATCGCCGTCGAGCGCGGCGTCGGCCTGGCCCAGGGCGTCGTCGTCGAGGGGGAGGCCGTCTCCGCCCTCACCCTCGTCGCCATTGAGACCCAGGCCGATCTCGTCGTCGTCGGATCGCGGGGCGTGGACTCCCTTCTGGGCAGGCTCTTCGGGGCGGTGAGCATCCAGGTGCTGCGCAAGTCCCGGTGCGACGTGCTCGTCGTCGTCGAGCCCGACGCCGCGTCGGACTCCGCCGCCGCCCTCAGGGCCGCCGCCAATTCCGTGGCCGCCGCCGCCGTCGACACCGCCGTGGCGCATGTCGTCGCCACCGACGCCGCCGCTAAGACCGCCGGGAAGCCGGCCGACTGAGCCGGTCCCGGTCCGGCGGCGGGGCGGTCCTGCACGGGACCGCCCCGCCGCCGCTGTGCGGGCGGCGTGCGCGCCCCCGGCCCGGTGCTGGGCGCCCGCCCCCTGCGCCGCGCCATCCAGCGCGATATCGAGGACGCCCTGAGCGAGAAGATCCTCTTCGGGGAGATCGAGCGGGGCCAGAAGGTCCTGGTCGACGCCGTCGGGGAGGGCCTGCTGGGCGAGTTCACCTTCCGGGGGGTGCCCTGGGAGCGCGTGAGCGACGAGCAGGCCGCCATTAACGCCGCCGAGGAGACCGTGGCCTCCGTGGAGGGGGCCGCCGTGGCCGCGGCGGAGGGCTGAGCGCGCTGGCACTCGCGGCGGCCGATGACGGGGGGTCCGTCACCGGCCGCCGTCGTCTCAGAAGCTGCCCCCGCCCCCGCCGTGGGTGGCGCCCGAGGAGGAGGTGTGCGTCGAGGAGTCGCTGGAGGAGGAAGAGGAGGAGCTGGACTCCCGCTTGGTGCGGGTGACGTACTTGGTAACGAAGCGGTCCTGTCTGCTGGTGATCGCCAGGGAGTCGGGGGTCACGTAGCTGCGCGCGTCGGGCTCCAGGCCCTCGTTCCTCATCTTGCGCACGAAGACCAGCTGCACGATCACCCAGCCTGGCCCGACGCCTCCCAGCAGGACGCCGCCGCCGGCTCCCAGCCAGTGCAGGGTCTTCTGCCAGGCGGTCAGGGGTGCGTGGGTGATCGGGCTGCCCGCGCGCGCTGCCTTCATGTAGCGGTCGCACTGCTGGACGAAGAGTGTGGCGGCCCCGTTCCAGTCGCTCTTGCCCAGCGGCTCCTTGAGCCGGGTGCCCAGGGCCTGGATGCCGGCGTCGGTGAAGGTGGTGATGGAGGTGCCGCGGGTGGAGATCCACCAGTCGCGGCTGCCCGGGGCGATGAGCAGCAGGACGCCGCTGCGCTCGGGGCCCAGGCCGTAGCCGTGGTCGTCGAAGTAGTCGTCGGCCCGCGCCATGGGGGTCTTGCCCCCCAGCTCGGCCAGGAGGACCACAATGTCCTGGCCGTAGGCGGCCGAGACCGTGGCGATCCGGTTCTCCAGCTCCTGCTTCTGGGCGGCGGACAGGCGGCCGACCTCGTCCACGACGTGCTCGCTGCCGGCCCTTGCCGGGGCCGCCAGCAGCGTCAGTGCCGTCAGGAGGCTCACGGCCAGGGCCACGAGGGCCCGGGCGGGCCGCAGGGGAGTGCCAGGGGACCGCAGGGCGGCGGGTACCTGGCGGCCCCGCGGGTGCTCGGTGGTGCTCATGGCGCGCTCCTAGATGACGGACAGGTGGACAATGAACCAGCCGATCGTCCCGAACAGCAGGCCCAGGGGGATCATGAAGGCCGCGTACAGGGCGTTGAGCCGCCTGCGGCTGACCGGGAAGGTCCCCACGACCTCCCCGGTCTGCCCGTTGACGGCAAAGGGGTAGCTCTTGCCCGCGTAGCTAATGACAATGAGCCACACCGGCAGCAGGGCGTACCAGGTGGCCGTGTGGTCCACCCTCGTCTCGCAGGACTCCCGCCTCAGGGTGGAGTAGCCGGTGACGGTGCCCTCGACCATCTCCGTCAGGCTCTCGCGGGCGCGGGTGTCCGCGCGCTCCAGGGTGTCCTTGGCCGCGATGTCGTAGGAGGAGGCCACGTACCCTGACAGGTAGGCGGTGGCGAAGGGCCTGGAGGCCTGCACGTCGAAGGGCTCGACGCCCTCGGCGCGGGCCGGCTCCAGCTTGGTGGTGCCGCACACCGGGATCCCCCGGAAGGCGACGGAGCCCTCGCGCACCACGTCGTAGACCTTGGTCTCGGTGTAGTCGTAGGCGGAGTCCGACCAATGACGGTAGTTCTCCGCGTGGAAGCGCAGGGTGCCCGAGGCCTGGCCGTCGTGGAACCAGTAGGGCAGGTAGGCGCCGGTGGCCTCGGTGAGGGTGTGCTCGTCCCGGAAGGCCGGCGGCAGGAGGAACTTGCCCTTGGTGGCCTTCCGGAAGGCGGCGACCATGGCCTTGCGGTCCAGGGCGAAGGGGATGAGGAAGTTCGGGGTCTGGGTGGCCCTGATCCGCGAGGCGGCCACGAAGGTGTTGCCGCAGAAGCCGCAGCGGGTGGCAATGAGGGTCCTGTCGCCCACGATCTCGGCGCCGCAGGAGTTGCACACCAGGTGGGACAGGTCCCTCTCCTCGGCCGCGCTCAGCGGGCGGGGGGCCTGCCAGCCGGTGGCCGGTGCCGGTGCAGTACCTGGGGCCGCGCTGCCGGGGGCCAGCACAGTACCTGGGGCCGACCCCTCGCCGGTGGCCGGTGCGGTGGCCGGTGCCGGTGCGGTACCGGGTGCCGGCACGCTGCCGGAGGGCGGCACGGTGCCGTAGCCGGCCGGTGCCCCAGGCCCCGGGGCGGGGGCACCGGGGCCAGCAGAGGACCCGGGGGCGCCGGGGCTGGTGGTCCCGGGGCCGCCAGCCCCGGGCGGGCCGTACCCGCCGTCGGCCTGCGCGGGTCCCGCACCCGCCTGGGAGCGGGAGAAGGCCTCGACGGACTCCACGCTCGTCCTGGTCCCGCAGTAGTCGCAGCGCATGAGCCCGCTGGCGGGGTCGAACTCGATGGGTGCCGAGCAGGAGGGGCACTTGTACTGGATATCGCTCACTGTGACCTCGATGTGGACGCCTGGTGCCTCCCCCCGGCCGGGCCGCGGGGCCGGTCCCGGCCTCGTGGCCCGGTGCTGACGCGGGTGCACGTGCCCGGCCGGTCCCGCGCCGGGCGCAGGGTTGGCTCGGGAGCAAGGATAGCGCCTGGACCGCCCCTGTCCCGGCCGCCGCTTGTCTACGTCCTGCGCATACGTCCTGCGCAGTGAACCCGGCGCGCCCCTGTCCCGGGCCTGGCCGGCCGCCGCGTTTGTCCGCCCGTGACCTGACCGGGTATCCTCGCCCCAGGCTGCCGGTGGGATCACCGGTAGCGTCGGGCCGGGTCCCGGACGCGGGACCTGCTGGCGGCCTGGGGCCGGCGGTGTCGTCGGGCCCGGGACTCGCAGGGAAGGGCGGTTCGCTCTATGGGACTCATTCTGGCGGCGGCCGGTGCGATCGGCGGCAACCTCGGCGACCAGTGGCTCGACGCCATCGAGGCACAGGACATGGGTGAGGGGGTCGTCTTCTGCAAGGGCGCGAAGCTGCGTAGCGACGACCGGCGCTCACACAACCGCCGGGGCACCACCGACGTCATCTCCAACGGCTCCAAGATCCACGTCTACGACCGCCAGGCCATGATGCTGGTCGACGGCGGGCGCATTACCGAGTTCAGCGCCGAGCCCGGCCTGTACACGGTGGACTCCTCCATGGTGCCCTCCATGTTCGCGGGGGGCCTGGGGGCATCGGTCAAGGACGCCTGGGAGCGCTTCAAGTTCGGTGGCGGCACGCCCACCAAGCAGCAGGCCTTCTTCGTCAACCTCCAGGAGATCAAGGGGATCCGCTTCGGCACGCCCAGCGCCCTGAACTACTTCGACTCCTTCTACAACGCCGAGCTGTTCCTGCGGTGCCACGGTACCTTCTCCCTGAAGATCTCCAACCCGATCCTGTTCTACCAGGAGGTGGTGCCCCGCGACGCGACCACCGTGCACATCGACCAGATCAAGGAGCAGTACCTCTCTGAGTTCCTGGAGGCGCTGCAGGCCTCGATCAACCAGATGAGCGTGGACGGGATCCGCATCTCCCAGGTGCCCTCCAAGATGCGCGAGCTCTCCGCGTACATGCGTGACACCCTCGACGCTGACTGGCTGCAGATGCGCGGCATGGAGGTCTGCTCGGTCGGTATCGCCTCGATCACCTACGACGAGGAGTCGCGCAAGCTCATTGACGTGCGCAACCAGGGCGCCATGCTCTCCGACGCCGCCGTGCGCGAGGGCTACGTCCAGGGCGCCGTGGCCCGCGGCCTGGAGGCGGCGGGGTCCAACCCCGGCGGCGCGGGCGTGGCGTTCATGGGCATGGGCGTGGGCATGCAGGCCGGGGGCGGCTTTATGCAGGCCGCCTCGCAGTCCAACCAGGCCCAGATGGCGGCCCAGCAGACTGGCGGGTACGGCACGGTCCCCCAGGGCGGGCAGGCTGGCCCGGGTGGGCAGGCCGGTCCGGTCTCCCAGGGCGGCCCGGGCGGGCAGGGCGCGGCGCCCCAGGCCGGCCCGGGCGGCGGGAGCTGGACCTGCCCGACCTGCCAGACCACCTCCTCGGGCCGCTTCTGCCCCGGGTGCGGCAACGCCAGGCCCGCGGACCCGGCCGGTGGGGCGGCATTCTGCCCCAACTGCGGCAACCGCTTCGAGGGCGCCCGCCCCAGGTTCTGCCCCCAGTGCGGCAGCCCGCAGTCCTAAGGGACCGCACTCTCCCGGCCCTGCCCGTGCGCCCCGCATCGGCGTGTCTCGGCCGCAGGCGAACAGGCACCGTGTGGTTTTGTGCCTAGGACTGAGGTCACATTACAGTGTTTGGCGTCCATGTGCCGTGCACTGTGGCGTACCACGTCAGAGCGACCAGAAAGAGCAACGATGCCCAAGTATGTTTACCGGTTCAGTGAGGGAGACAAGGACCAGAAGGACCTGCTCGGCGGCAAGGGGGCGAACCTGGCCGAGATGACCCGTCTGGGCCTGCCCGTGCCACCCGGCTTCACCGTCACCACGGACGCCTGCCGCGCCTACCTGGCTGACGGCGAGGTCCCCGACGAGCTCGCCGTCCAGGTCACCACCGCCCTGCGTGAGGTCGAGGAGGAGCTGGGCCGCGAGCTCGGCGCCCCTGCCGACCCCCTCCTGGTCTCGGTGCGCTCCGGCGCCAAGTTCTCCATGCCGGGCATGATGGAGACCGTCCTGAACATTGGCCTCAACGACGAGTCCGTCAGGGGCCTGGCCTCCGCCAGCGGCGACGAGCGCTTCGCCTGGGACTCCTACCGGCGCCTGATCCAGATGTTCGGCAAGACCGTCCTGGACGTCGACGGCGAGCACTTCTCCGCGGCCCTGGAGGCCAAGAAGGCCGCCCGCGGCGTGGCCCTGGACTACGAGCTGGACGTTGAGGCCCTGACCGAGCTCGTCGAGGAGTACAAGGCGATCGTGGCCGAGCACGCCGGCGTCGACTTCCCCCAGGACCCGCGCACCCAGCTGGACATGGCCACCGAGGCCGTCTTCCGCTCCTGGAACACCGAGCGCGCCCACATCTACCGGCGTCGGGAGAAGATCCCCCACGACCTAGGCACCGCCGTCAACGTGTGCACCATGGTCTTCGGCAACATGGGCCAGACCTCCGGCACTGGCGTGTGCTTCACCCGCGACCCCTCCACCGGCCAGAGCGGCGTCTACGGCGACTACCTGGTCAACGCCCAGGGCGAGGACGTGGTGGCCGGTATCCGCAACACCCTGTCCCTGGCGGACCTGGAGCGCCTGGACAAGACCTCCTACGACGAGCTGCGGGCCGCCATGCGCAAGCTGGAGACCCACTACCGCGACCTGTGCGACATCGAGTTCACCATTGAGCGCGGCAGGCTCTGGCTCCTCCAGACCCGCGTGGGCAAGCGCACCGCCGCCGCGGCCTTCCGCGTGGCCACCCAGCTGGTGGACGAGAGGCTCATCACCATGGACGAGGCCCTCACCCGCGTCACCGGCGACCAGCTCACCCAGCTCATGTT
Protein-coding regions in this window:
- a CDS encoding TPM domain-containing protein, which gives rise to MSTTEHPRGRQVPAALRSPGTPLRPARALVALAVSLLTALTLLAAPARAGSEHVVDEVGRLSAAQKQELENRIATVSAAYGQDIVVLLAELGGKTPMARADDYFDDHGYGLGPERSGVLLLIAPGSRDWWISTRGTSITTFTDAGIQALGTRLKEPLGKSDWNGAATLFVQQCDRYMKAARAGSPITHAPLTAWQKTLHWLGAGGGVLLGGVGPGWVIVQLVFVRKMRNEGLEPDARSYVTPDSLAITSRQDRFVTKYVTRTKRESSSSSSSSSDSSTHTSSSGATHGGGGGSF
- a CDS encoding SPFH domain-containing protein; amino-acid sequence: MGLILAAAGAIGGNLGDQWLDAIEAQDMGEGVVFCKGAKLRSDDRRSHNRRGTTDVISNGSKIHVYDRQAMMLVDGGRITEFSAEPGLYTVDSSMVPSMFAGGLGASVKDAWERFKFGGGTPTKQQAFFVNLQEIKGIRFGTPSALNYFDSFYNAELFLRCHGTFSLKISNPILFYQEVVPRDATTVHIDQIKEQYLSEFLEALQASINQMSVDGIRISQVPSKMRELSAYMRDTLDADWLQMRGMEVCSVGIASITYDEESRKLIDVRNQGAMLSDAAVREGYVQGAVARGLEAAGSNPGGAGVAFMGMGVGMQAGGGFMQAASQSNQAQMAAQQTGGYGTVPQGGQAGPGGQAGPVSQGGPGGQGAAPQAGPGGGSWTCPTCQTTSSGRFCPGCGNARPADPAGGAAFCPNCGNRFEGARPRFCPQCGSPQS